In Lachnospiraceae bacterium, one DNA window encodes the following:
- a CDS encoding cell wall-binding protein produces MKDQKRWMTNWIRALVVGTLIAGTVPLSVMAAEKGWVNENGAVHFVDSNGSYAKNEWKTSQGVSYYLDGEGNLAKNTWIDGTYYAGEDGSMTKESWIYVDENEGSMKSGWYYLGRNGKVEKNDWKTIEKAKYCFDSDGRMRTGWHYENGDIYYLGNGSEGYTRSGWYFLESNGKKRPAEGSISKDLVPDSENGKWYYFQSNGKARKGENGVPKEAAIDGRKYYFDENGVMLTGWQCVKEKAEPGDGTGISRFVYLGGKEDGMLKGQWLETSERPWDTKAWSTALNVQAVRKTNAEETALMKKDGSRWFYLENNGSPLFLSADATGVKDGAVKIDGKYYFFDSYGVCQSGLIKFTSGGKTETAYFDPEAGGAMSIGRNTNAVDKKDKVYTFCSGTSGSEKGCGVTGEKDGFLYNNGLLVSAKEGSSYGPFKVAGQIYLVNENGKVQTEEKKYSSNGKAAYIIENGKVFTLDKDGEKKSEATGLSLPYAGWKIQYQR; encoded by the coding sequence ATGAAAGATCAGAAACGTTGGATGACAAACTGGATCAGGGCACTGGTTGTTGGAACTTTGATCGCCGGGACAGTTCCGCTTTCTGTTATGGCAGCGGAAAAAGGCTGGGTCAATGAAAATGGAGCAGTTCATTTTGTGGACAGCAATGGTTCTTATGCAAAGAATGAGTGGAAAACTTCCCAGGGAGTGTCCTATTATCTGGATGGAGAAGGCAATCTGGCAAAGAATACCTGGATCGATGGAACTTACTATGCCGGGGAAGATGGCAGCATGACAAAAGAATCCTGGATCTATGTGGATGAAAATGAGGGTTCTATGAAATCCGGCTGGTATTATCTTGGCCGGAACGGAAAAGTTGAGAAAAATGACTGGAAGACTATAGAAAAGGCAAAGTATTGTTTTGACAGTGACGGCAGGATGCGTACCGGCTGGCATTATGAAAACGGGGATATTTATTATCTGGGAAATGGTTCTGAGGGTTATACCAGAAGCGGCTGGTACTTCCTGGAAAGCAATGGAAAGAAACGTCCGGCAGAGGGAAGTATTTCAAAGGATCTTGTCCCTGATTCCGAAAATGGAAAATGGTACTATTTCCAGTCTAACGGCAAGGCAAGAAAAGGTGAAAACGGCGTTCCAAAAGAAGCGGCTATTGACGGAAGGAAATATTATTTTGATGAAAACGGTGTTATGCTCACCGGCTGGCAGTGTGTAAAAGAAAAGGCAGAGCCGGGAGACGGAACAGGCATCAGCCGTTTTGTATATCTTGGCGGAAAAGAAGATGGAATGTTAAAGGGGCAGTGGCTTGAAACTTCTGAAAGACCATGGGATACAAAGGCATGGAGCACTGCACTGAATGTCCAGGCAGTGAGAAAGACCAATGCTGAGGAAACAGCTCTTATGAAGAAGGATGGTTCCCGATGGTTTTATCTGGAAAATAATGGAAGTCCGTTGTTTTTATCAGCAGATGCCACCGGGGTGAAGGACGGAGCCGTAAAAATAGATGGAAAATATTATTTCTTTGATTCCTACGGTGTCTGCCAGTCCGGACTGATCAAATTCACTTCGGGAGGCAAGACGGAGACTGCTTACTTTGATCCGGAAGCAGGCGGTGCCATGAGCATTGGGCGTAATACCAATGCAGTGGATAAGAAAGATAAGGTTTATACCTTCTGTTCCGGTACATCCGGTTCTGAAAAGGGATGCGGTGTTACAGGTGAAAAGGACGGTTTCCTCTATAATAATGGTCTTTTAGTCAGTGCTAAAGAGGGAAGTTCCTATGGGCCTTTTAAGGTTGCAGGCCAGATCTATCTGGTAAATGAGAATGGAAAGGTGCAGACAGAGGAAAAGAAGTATTCTTCTAATGGAAAAGCTGCCTATATCATTGAAAATGGAAAGGTGTTTACCTTAGATAAAGACGGGGAGAAAAAGAGTGAGGCAACCGGTCTCAGTCTCCCCTATGCAGGCTGGAAGATCCAGTATCAGAGATAA
- a CDS encoding putative manganese-dependent inorganic diphosphatase, producing the protein MEQELNRKTMVIGHRNPDTDSICSAICYANLKQAVTGEEYMPARAGHVSGETQFVLDYFGAEEPQLVEDVRTQVRDIEIRKTKGVADNISLKKAWNIMQENNVVTIPSVREDGTLEGLITVGDITKTYMNIYDSSILSKANTQYSNIIETLEADLIIGSAEAYFDQGKVLIAAANPDLMEFYIEPHDLVILGNRYESQLCAIEMGADCIIVCEGAGVSMTIKKIAQERGCTIIATTYDTYTAARLINQSMPISYFMTREHLITFNSDDYIDEIREVMASKRHRDFPILDKDGCYLGMISRRNLLGAKGKQVILVDHNEKNQAVAGIENAEILEIIDHHRLGTIQTMSPVFFRNQPLGCTATIIYQMYQEAGVKVEPKIAGLLCSAIVSDTLLFRSPTCTAVDEMAARALADIAGIDIEKYAMEMFSAGSNLKDKSDEEIFYQDFKRFTSGKVTIGVGQITSLNGDELDRLKGRMEAFMEKALENNGLDMIFFMLTNILTETTDLVCEGQGALQLAGKAFHKDIELLEEEGLKKPVLCLPGVVSRKKQLIPELMLAEQE; encoded by the coding sequence ATGGAACAGGAATTAAACAGAAAAACGATGGTGATCGGACATAGAAATCCAGATACAGACTCCATCTGTTCAGCCATTTGTTATGCAAATTTAAAGCAGGCAGTAACTGGGGAGGAATATATGCCTGCAAGAGCAGGACATGTAAGTGGGGAGACACAGTTTGTACTGGATTATTTTGGGGCAGAGGAGCCTCAGCTGGTGGAAGATGTGCGTACCCAGGTAAGGGATATTGAGATACGCAAGACCAAAGGGGTAGCAGATAATATTTCCTTAAAGAAAGCATGGAACATTATGCAGGAGAATAATGTGGTGACGATCCCTTCTGTAAGAGAAGATGGTACTCTGGAAGGCCTGATCACAGTAGGCGATATTACCAAGACCTATATGAATATTTATGACAGCAGTATTCTGTCAAAGGCAAATACCCAGTATTCCAATATTATTGAGACATTGGAAGCAGACCTGATCATCGGAAGCGCAGAGGCATATTTCGACCAGGGAAAGGTACTGATCGCAGCAGCTAACCCGGATCTGATGGAATTTTATATTGAGCCTCACGATCTGGTTATTTTAGGAAACCGTTATGAGTCCCAGCTTTGTGCTATTGAAATGGGAGCGGATTGTATCATCGTGTGTGAAGGCGCAGGGGTTTCCATGACTATTAAAAAGATCGCCCAGGAAAGAGGCTGTACCATTATCGCAACCACTTACGATACTTATACAGCAGCCCGTCTGATCAACCAGAGCATGCCTATCAGCTACTTTATGACAAGAGAGCATCTGATCACATTTAACAGTGATGACTATATTGATGAGATCCGTGAGGTAATGGCAAGTAAACGTCACCGTGATTTCCCGATCCTTGATAAGGATGGCTGTTATCTGGGTATGATCTCCCGCAGAAACTTACTTGGCGCAAAAGGAAAACAGGTTATTTTAGTAGACCACAATGAGAAGAATCAGGCAGTGGCAGGCATTGAAAATGCTGAGATCCTGGAGATCATCGATCACCACCGTCTGGGAACCATTCAGACTATGTCACCGGTATTTTTCCGCAACCAGCCTTTAGGCTGTACTGCCACCATTATCTATCAGATGTATCAGGAAGCAGGAGTGAAGGTAGAGCCGAAGATCGCCGGATTGTTATGCAGCGCCATCGTATCTGATACGTTGCTGTTCCGTTCCCCAACCTGTACAGCTGTGGATGAAATGGCTGCAAGAGCACTGGCTGATATTGCAGGGATCGATATTGAAAAATATGCAATGGAAATGTTCAGTGCAGGAAGCAATTTAAAGGACAAGAGTGACGAAGAGATCTTTTATCAGGATTTCAAGCGCTTTACTTCTGGAAAAGTGACCATTGGCGTGGGACAGATCACTTCCTTAAATGGGGATGAACTGGACAGGTTAAAAGGACGTATGGAAGCATTTATGGAAAAAGCACTGGAAAACAATGGTCTTGATATGATATTCTTTATGCTGACCAACATATTAACAGAGACCACGGATCTGGTCTGTGAAGGACAGGGAGCACTGCAGCTGGCTGGAAAGGCATTCCACAAGGATATTGAGCTGCTGGAAGAGGAAGGTTTAAAGAAGCCGGTACTTTGTCTGCCGGGAGTTGTTTCCAGAAAGAAGCAGCTGATCCCGGAACTGATGTTAGCTGAACAGGAGTAA
- a CDS encoding transglycosylase domain-containing protein produces MNDSHKQTPKKMAHGSGHSIATCFGVIGWLFHGILSVITAGLIIMAIVGLLIYAKAKPELDKCREIAYDKLAQMERSDFSMLSDTLIYDKDGKQIGLINAGHYQYVDISKISMNLQNGYIAQEDRRFKSHGGVDWIATFRAGLALVKHGGHVTQGGSTITQQVIKNTYLTQERTFTRKIVEILLAPEIEKKYSKADIMEFYCNTNFYGHQCYGVEAASLYYFGKHASDLAPEEAAILIGISNSPSAYDPVAHPDASKEKRNDVLDSMKDVGYLSEEDYESAVNAPFKIVQQESEGTDENYQSSYAIHCAALELMKKDNFQFQYVFKDKEDYTQYTDRYTAAYSEKSDLIRGGGFKIYTSLDSQLQGQLQVQIDQSLSGFTELQDNGKFALQGAGVIVDNKTNYVVAIVGGRGTEDKFNRAYLSARQPGSTIKPLIDYGPAFDTGEYYPTRIVNDHKWNDGPSNSGGRYFGNVTVREALNRSLNTVAWQILEDIGIDYGLDYLGEMQFQKLTYVDNNVPSLSIGGFTNGVRVVDMAKGYSTLANGGVYNDRTCITKIIHEHDGELTKDLKPSAHQVYRDDSAFMLTDVLKGTFTASYGTGQGLGLDNDMPAAGKTGTTNSSKDTWFCGYTRYYTTAIWVGYDIPRNMPGIYGATYAGRIWKSVMDQIHEGLEPWDWIQPETVERKVDTKTGIEDYFSTTAQFRAEQSLHEKEQEQLETSLQASVDAFMEKEITSVEDTYTVTDEYNSITSKLSLLDDGELRASLLEKAESRYDYFKEIIAGMGDEISRYEAVQAEEKKLAQEQAAKDAENKRAQEEKNVKKQTFMQALERIENLEYQEMDAQDLVSDAIDKLSLVTGDEEEASLSARLQSAISRITTLPTESEWNAAQTEKEAEAAQKESQAQMQVQSQQHQLRSALSKEQYKWNNAEIYGPGGRGDEN; encoded by the coding sequence ATGAACGACTCACACAAGCAGACACCTAAAAAAATGGCCCATGGATCCGGTCACTCCATTGCAACCTGCTTCGGGGTTATTGGCTGGCTCTTTCATGGCATACTGTCTGTGATCACCGCCGGTCTTATTATCATGGCGATCGTCGGCCTTCTGATCTATGCAAAAGCAAAGCCGGAGCTGGATAAATGCCGTGAGATCGCCTATGACAAACTGGCGCAGATGGAACGGTCCGATTTTTCCATGCTCTCTGATACCCTCATTTATGATAAGGACGGAAAACAGATCGGGCTTATTAATGCAGGCCATTATCAATATGTAGATATCAGTAAGATCAGCATGAACCTGCAAAACGGCTATATTGCCCAGGAGGACCGCCGCTTTAAGAGTCATGGCGGTGTAGACTGGATAGCAACCTTCCGCGCCGGTCTCGCCTTGGTCAAGCACGGCGGCCATGTGACCCAGGGAGGCAGTACCATTACCCAGCAGGTGATCAAAAATACATATCTTACCCAGGAGCGTACCTTTACAAGAAAGATCGTTGAGATCCTTCTTGCACCTGAGATTGAGAAAAAATACTCCAAAGCAGACATTATGGAGTTTTACTGCAATACCAATTTCTATGGCCACCAGTGTTATGGTGTAGAAGCTGCCAGTCTGTATTACTTCGGAAAACATGCCAGCGATCTGGCTCCGGAAGAAGCAGCCATCCTCATTGGTATCAGCAACAGTCCCTCTGCCTATGATCCGGTAGCCCATCCGGACGCCTCCAAAGAAAAGCGGAATGATGTTTTAGACAGTATGAAGGATGTAGGCTATCTCTCTGAGGAGGATTACGAAAGCGCCGTAAATGCCCCCTTTAAGATTGTACAGCAGGAATCTGAGGGAACCGACGAAAATTACCAGAGCAGCTACGCCATCCACTGCGCAGCCCTGGAACTGATGAAAAAGGACAATTTCCAGTTCCAGTATGTATTTAAAGATAAAGAAGATTATACACAGTATACAGACCGGTATACAGCAGCTTATTCTGAAAAATCTGACCTAATCCGCGGCGGAGGCTTTAAGATCTATACTTCATTGGACAGCCAGCTGCAAGGCCAGCTCCAGGTCCAGATCGACCAGTCTCTTTCCGGCTTTACAGAGCTTCAGGATAATGGCAAATTTGCCCTTCAGGGCGCCGGTGTTATTGTAGATAATAAAACCAACTACGTAGTTGCCATTGTGGGCGGCCGTGGAACAGAGGATAAATTTAACAGAGCCTATTTAAGTGCCAGACAGCCCGGAAGTACCATAAAGCCTTTGATCGACTATGGCCCTGCTTTTGATACCGGTGAATATTATCCTACACGAATTGTAAATGACCACAAGTGGAACGACGGTCCTTCCAACAGCGGCGGCCGCTATTTTGGAAATGTAACAGTCCGCGAAGCCTTAAACCGAAGCTTAAATACAGTTGCATGGCAGATTTTAGAGGACATCGGTATTGATTACGGTCTGGATTACCTGGGAGAAATGCAGTTCCAGAAGCTGACTTATGTGGATAATAACGTTCCTTCCTTAAGTATCGGCGGTTTCACCAACGGTGTCCGGGTTGTAGATATGGCAAAGGGCTACAGCACCCTTGCAAACGGCGGTGTATACAATGACCGCACCTGTATTACAAAGATCATTCATGAACACGACGGTGAACTGACTAAGGACTTAAAGCCCTCTGCACACCAGGTCTACAGAGATGATTCTGCATTTATGCTTACAGACGTTTTAAAGGGCACTTTCACTGCTTCCTACGGCACCGGTCAGGGACTGGGACTGGACAATGATATGCCGGCAGCCGGAAAAACCGGTACTACCAACAGCAGCAAGGATACCTGGTTCTGCGGCTACACCCGTTATTACACCACTGCCATCTGGGTCGGCTATGATATACCAAGAAATATGCCTGGTATCTATGGTGCTACCTATGCAGGAAGGATCTGGAAATCTGTAATGGATCAGATCCACGAAGGCCTGGAACCCTGGGACTGGATACAGCCTGAAACTGTAGAACGAAAGGTGGACACAAAAACAGGCATTGAAGACTATTTCAGCACCACAGCCCAATTCCGCGCAGAGCAGAGTCTTCATGAAAAAGAGCAGGAGCAATTAGAGACCAGTCTTCAGGCTTCTGTAGATGCTTTTATGGAAAAAGAGATCACATCTGTAGAAGATACCTATACTGTAACAGATGAATACAACAGCATTACTTCCAAACTGTCTCTGTTAGACGACGGGGAACTTCGCGCCAGCCTTTTAGAGAAGGCTGAAAGCCGGTATGACTATTTTAAGGAGATCATTGCCGGTATGGGCGATGAGATCAGCCGGTATGAGGCTGTTCAGGCAGAGGAAAAGAAACTGGCCCAGGAACAGGCTGCAAAAGATGCAGAAAACAAGCGGGCCCAGGAAGAAAAGAATGTAAAGAAGCAGACCTTCATGCAGGCCTTAGAGCGGATCGAAAATCTGGAATACCAGGAAATGGATGCCCAGGATCTGGTATCTGACGCTATCGACAAGCTTTCCCTTGTTACAGGAGATGAGGAGGAAGCTTCCCTTTCCGCAAGACTTCAGTCTGCTATCTCCCGTATCACCACGCTTCCTACTGAAAGTGAGTGGAATGCCGCACAGACAGAAAAAGAGGCAGAAGCAGCCCAGAAAGAAAGCCAGGCGCAGATGCAGGTACAGTCCCAGCAGCACCAGCTCCGCTCTGCTTTAAGCAAAGAACAATACAAATGGAACAATGCAGAAATCTATGGACCAGGAGGCAGAGGCGATGAAAACTAA
- a CDS encoding flavin reductase family protein: MSKEYWKPGNMLYPVPAVMVSCGREGEKPNIITVAWAGTICSDPAMVSISVRKERYSHDIIKETGEFVINLVNKRLVRATDYCGVKSGRDVDKFAETRLTPQASRYVKAPGIEESPVNIECKVTEVKELGSHDMFLAKVVGVTIDNQYMDDKGKFNLNASGLTAYSHGEYFELGKKLGSFGYSVRKPAKKKKRGGKKK, from the coding sequence ATGAGCAAAGAATACTGGAAGCCGGGAAATATGCTGTATCCTGTTCCGGCAGTTATGGTAAGCTGTGGAAGAGAAGGGGAAAAACCGAATATTATTACTGTTGCATGGGCCGGAACCATCTGTTCTGATCCGGCGATGGTTTCTATTTCTGTAAGGAAAGAGCGTTATTCCCACGATATTATCAAGGAAACAGGGGAATTTGTTATCAATCTGGTAAATAAGAGGCTGGTGCGGGCTACGGACTATTGTGGTGTAAAGTCCGGCCGTGATGTAGATAAATTTGCCGAAACACGTTTAACACCTCAGGCATCCCGCTATGTAAAGGCACCGGGGATTGAGGAAAGTCCTGTAAATATTGAGTGTAAGGTAACTGAGGTAAAAGAACTGGGAAGCCATGATATGTTCCTGGCAAAGGTGGTAGGCGTGACCATTGATAACCAGTATATGGATGATAAAGGCAAGTTTAACCTGAATGCTTCCGGACTGACTGCTTATTCCCATGGGGAATATTTTGAACTGGGAAAGAAGCTGGGAAGCTTCGGATATTCTGTACGCAAGCCTGCAAAGAAGAAAAAGAGAGGAGGAAAGAAAAAATGA
- a CDS encoding shikimate kinase — MKPNITMIGMPSSGKSTVGVLLAKRLGFSFIDVDIVIQEKEGRLLKEIIADEGMDGFLEVENRINAGLEAKMSVIAPGGSVIYGKEAMAHLKEISEIVYLKMSYEEMEKRIGNVVDRGVALKPGFTLRDLYNERVPYYEKYADIVIDEEGKTAGETVDELRNIIEGMMDQKMIQMFIDEQKRKLEERDRLLMEKDEEIRKLKARVAELEGR, encoded by the coding sequence ATGAAGCCGAATATTACTATGATCGGCATGCCTTCATCTGGTAAAAGTACCGTAGGCGTGCTTCTTGCAAAGAGACTGGGATTTTCTTTTATTGACGTGGATATTGTGATCCAGGAAAAAGAAGGAAGACTGTTAAAGGAAATTATTGCTGATGAAGGCATGGACGGCTTTCTGGAAGTGGAGAACCGCATTAATGCAGGCCTGGAAGCTAAGATGTCCGTTATCGCCCCAGGCGGCAGTGTTATTTACGGCAAAGAGGCTATGGCTCATTTAAAGGAGATCAGTGAGATCGTTTACCTGAAAATGAGTTATGAGGAAATGGAAAAGCGTATTGGAAACGTAGTAGACCGTGGTGTTGCATTAAAACCGGGATTTACCTTGCGTGACCTGTACAATGAACGTGTTCCTTATTATGAGAAATATGCAGATATTGTCATTGATGAAGAAGGAAAAACAGCTGGAGAAACGGTAGATGAGCTTAGAAATATCATCGAAGGCATGATGGACCAGAAAATGATCCAGATGTTCATTGATGAACAGAAGCGTAAGCTGGAAGAAAGAGACCGGCTGTTAATGGAAAAAGATGAAGAGATCCGTAAGCTGAAAGCGCGGGTTGCAGAATTAGAAGGAAGATAA
- the malQ gene encoding 4-alpha-glucanotransferase produces MRECGMLLPIASLPSKYGIGCFSKEAYEFVDQLKEGGQGFWQILPLGPTGFGDSPYQAFSAFAGNPYFIDLEQLIQEGLLTENECEEADFGDDDRFIAYDKIYKARFKVLKKAYERWKKEAKWTENVEKAGTKAEKMDHRQFLKSKLDPETREYCFYMAVKDHFKSASWNKWDEDIRLRKTAAVEKYKKMLEDEMGFYEFQQFQFNEQWSRLKAYANENGIQIIGDIPIYVAFDGADSWAHPELFQFDGECLPKAVAGCPPDAFSATGQLWGNPLYDWGYHKKDHYSWWIKRMEYCLKLYDVVRVDHFRGFEAYYSIPYGDLTAEFGHWEKGPGLELFDQLKKSLKKEKLPIIAEDLGFLTPEVHEMLKESGFPGMKVLEFAFDDTENSDYLPHKFTENSIVYTGTHDNDTLVGWYETMSRKDKSFAREYMGCRHTPKKEMHWEFIRLAMASPAKLAVIPVQDYLGLGAEARINEPSTLGKNWKWRLLPGELNSDVLKQCRRMAKLYGRLPEINM; encoded by the coding sequence ATGAGAGAATGCGGCATGCTTCTTCCAATCGCCAGTCTGCCATCTAAGTATGGCATTGGCTGTTTTTCAAAAGAAGCTTATGAATTTGTAGATCAGTTAAAGGAAGGCGGACAGGGCTTCTGGCAGATCCTTCCATTGGGCCCTACGGGTTTTGGGGATTCGCCTTATCAGGCATTTTCTGCTTTTGCAGGAAATCCTTATTTTATTGATCTGGAGCAGCTGATCCAGGAAGGCCTTCTTACAGAAAATGAATGTGAAGAAGCTGATTTTGGTGATGATGACCGGTTTATTGCTTACGATAAAATATACAAAGCACGGTTTAAGGTACTGAAAAAGGCTTATGAACGGTGGAAAAAAGAGGCTAAATGGACAGAAAATGTGGAAAAAGCAGGGACAAAGGCTGAAAAGATGGATCATCGTCAGTTCCTTAAGTCTAAGCTGGATCCTGAAACCAGAGAATATTGCTTTTATATGGCAGTAAAGGATCATTTTAAAAGTGCCAGCTGGAATAAATGGGATGAGGACATCCGGCTTCGCAAGACTGCGGCAGTAGAGAAATACAAAAAAATGCTGGAAGATGAGATGGGATTTTATGAATTCCAACAGTTTCAGTTTAATGAACAGTGGAGCCGTTTAAAAGCCTATGCCAATGAAAATGGTATCCAGATCATTGGGGATATCCCCATCTATGTGGCTTTTGACGGGGCTGACAGCTGGGCTCATCCGGAGCTGTTCCAGTTTGATGGGGAATGTCTGCCAAAGGCAGTGGCCGGCTGTCCGCCAGATGCATTTTCAGCAACAGGTCAGCTTTGGGGAAATCCGCTGTATGACTGGGGATATCATAAGAAGGATCATTACAGCTGGTGGATCAAACGTATGGAGTACTGTCTGAAGCTGTATGATGTAGTGCGTGTGGATCATTTCAGGGGTTTTGAAGCATATTATTCCATTCCTTATGGGGATCTTACCGCTGAGTTTGGCCATTGGGAAAAGGGACCGGGACTGGAGCTGTTTGACCAGCTGAAGAAAAGCCTGAAAAAAGAGAAGCTGCCCATCATTGCAGAGGATCTGGGCTTTCTGACACCGGAAGTCCATGAGATGTTAAAGGAAAGCGGATTCCCGGGAATGAAGGTACTGGAATTTGCTTTTGATGACACAGAAAACAGTGATTATCTGCCTCACAAATTCACAGAAAACAGTATTGTGTATACAGGAACCCATGATAATGATACCCTGGTGGGATGGTACGAGACCATGAGCCGGAAAGATAAGTCCTTTGCAAGGGAATACATGGGCTGCCGCCATACCCCGAAGAAGGAGATGCACTGGGAGTTTATACGTCTGGCTATGGCAAGCCCGGCGAAGCTGGCAGTAATACCGGTGCAGGATTATCTGGGACTGGGAGCAGAGGCGCGTATTAACGAACCGTCTACACTTGGAAAAAACTGGAAATGGAGGCTGCTGCCGGGAGAGCTGAACAGTGATGTTTTAAAGCAGTGCAGGAGAATGGCGAAATTGTATGGACGTCTCCCGGAAATAAATATGTAA
- a CDS encoding AraC family transcriptional regulator, whose protein sequence is MNQGYHEIKEHGKRGFPFNIYPCSIPVDFTHVALHWHEEMEIIAVKKGNGRITVDTVSYPVSEGDILAVFPGQLHAISCGSGERMEYENIIFRISMLMGDNGDGCTVHFLSPLQEGQAKKPVLIQKGQPDYEVFGNVIRELDKFSQQRGNGYQLAVKGQLFLFLYYAYGRGILFAEKKPGHAREKIKGILDYIREHFGEEISIKQAAELCFYSESHFMKYFKQYAGMSFIQYLNDYRLTRAGEFLQNTEESVTQIALKCGFENLSYFNRLFRRKFGVTPGQYRGEKEQSGSWEQPERQESVHFCCRGIRNVLH, encoded by the coding sequence ATGAACCAGGGCTATCATGAAATAAAAGAGCATGGAAAAAGAGGGTTCCCTTTTAACATTTATCCCTGCTCTATCCCGGTGGATTTCACACATGTGGCTCTTCACTGGCATGAGGAAATGGAAATTATCGCGGTTAAGAAGGGAAATGGGCGGATCACGGTGGACACAGTATCTTATCCTGTGTCAGAAGGAGATATTCTGGCTGTTTTTCCAGGTCAGCTTCATGCAATCTCCTGTGGGAGCGGGGAAAGAATGGAGTACGAAAATATCATTTTCCGTATTTCTATGCTTATGGGAGATAATGGAGACGGCTGCACGGTGCATTTTCTTAGTCCCCTGCAGGAAGGACAGGCAAAAAAGCCGGTTCTGATACAAAAAGGACAGCCGGACTATGAGGTGTTTGGGAACGTGATACGGGAGTTGGATAAATTTTCGCAGCAGCGGGGAAATGGGTACCAGCTGGCGGTTAAGGGACAGTTGTTCCTGTTTTTGTATTATGCTTATGGCAGAGGGATTCTATTTGCTGAAAAGAAGCCGGGGCATGCAAGGGAGAAGATCAAGGGGATATTGGACTACATCCGGGAACATTTTGGGGAAGAGATCAGTATTAAGCAGGCGGCAGAGCTGTGCTTTTACAGTGAGTCACATTTTATGAAGTATTTTAAGCAGTATGCGGGGATGTCTTTTATCCAGTATCTCAATGATTACCGGCTGACCAGGGCTGGGGAATTTCTGCAGAATACAGAGGAAAGTGTGACCCAGATCGCATTGAAATGTGGATTTGAAAATCTTTCTTATTTTAACCGGCTGTTTAGACGAAAGTTTGGGGTGACGCCGGGGCAGTATCGGGGAGAGAAAGAGCAGTCAGGTAGTTGGGAGCAGCCCGAACGTCAGGAGAGCGTTCACTTTTGTTGTAGGGGAATAAGAAATGTGCTACACTAA